A part of Leptotrichia trevisanii DSM 22070 genomic DNA contains:
- a CDS encoding transketolase family protein yields MLKIYNGTPKKDEIEMRKVYSSKLGELMGKHNEIVALEADLMNAITTDKIQKEYPERVINCGIMEANMIGIAAGMSIAGKYPFAHTFTAFASRRCFDQLFMSGAYQKNNIKVIASDAGVTAVYNGGTHMSFEDMGIMRGLADTVVMEMTDAVMFENILEQIATKDGFYWIRTIRKNAATIYEKGSTFEIGKGNLLKDGADITLIANGIMVSEAIKASEKLEKEKISVAVIDMFTLNPIDKELIKKYAQKTGKIVTCENHSIHNGLGSAVAEVIAETGNAKLRRIGIKERFGQVGSLDFLMNEYELTAEHIYGAAMELLKD; encoded by the coding sequence ATGTTAAAAATCTATAATGGAACTCCAAAAAAAGATGAAATAGAAATGCGAAAAGTTTATTCTTCCAAACTTGGTGAATTAATGGGAAAACACAATGAAATTGTAGCTCTTGAAGCTGATTTAATGAACGCAATTACAACGGACAAAATACAGAAAGAGTATCCTGAAAGAGTAATAAATTGTGGAATAATGGAAGCAAATATGATTGGTATTGCGGCTGGAATGTCTATCGCTGGGAAATATCCATTTGCTCACACTTTTACAGCATTTGCAAGTCGAAGATGCTTCGATCAGCTCTTTATGTCTGGAGCATATCAAAAAAACAACATCAAAGTAATTGCCTCCGACGCTGGAGTGACTGCCGTTTACAATGGTGGTACGCATATGTCCTTTGAAGACATGGGAATAATGAGAGGACTTGCTGATACTGTTGTGATGGAAATGACAGATGCTGTAATGTTTGAAAATATTCTCGAACAAATTGCCACAAAAGATGGTTTCTACTGGATTAGAACAATCAGAAAAAATGCAGCAACAATTTATGAAAAAGGCTCAACGTTTGAAATTGGAAAAGGAAATTTGTTAAAAGATGGGGCTGATATTACTTTAATTGCTAACGGGATTATGGTATCAGAAGCCATAAAAGCATCAGAAAAATTAGAAAAAGAAAAAATAAGTGTTGCTGTAATAGATATGTTCACTTTAAATCCAATAGACAAGGAATTAATCAAAAAATATGCACAAAAAACAGGGAAAATAGTAACTTGCGAAAATCACAGCATTCACAATGGTTTAGGTAGTGCAGTTGCCGAGGTAATTGCTGAAACTGGAAACGCAAAATTAAGAAGAATTGGAATAAAGGAAAGATTTGGACAAGTTGGTTCGTTGGACTTTTTGATGAATGAATATGAGTTGACTGCAGAGCATATTTATGGGGCTGCGATGGAATTACTAAAAGATTAA
- a CDS encoding PTS sugar transporter subunit IIB — protein MKIMAVCGSGLGSSFMVEMNIKKVLKKIGVEAEVEHSDLASALPGAADVFVMGKDIAESATIPADKLIVLDSIISMPELEEKLTDYFKK, from the coding sequence ATGAAAATTATGGCAGTTTGTGGATCAGGATTGGGAAGCAGCTTTATGGTGGAAATGAACATAAAAAAGGTTCTTAAAAAAATTGGTGTAGAAGCTGAAGTTGAGCATTCCGACTTGGCATCAGCACTTCCTGGAGCAGCAGATGTATTTGTAATGGGAAAGGATATTGCAGAAAGTGCAACAATTCCAGCTGATAAATTAATTGTTTTAGACAGCATTATAAGTATGCCTGAACTGGAAGAAAAATTAACAGATTATTTCAAAAAGTAA
- the rplM gene encoding 50S ribosomal protein L13, with protein sequence MSKYTVMQKKEEVVRNWYEIDAEGKVLGKLATEIAVRLMGKHKPSYTPHVDGGDFVIVLNADKIAVTGNKLLDKKYYRHSGYPGGLKVRNLEEMLQKQPTEVIRKAVERMLPKNKLGSQMINRLRLFTGTEHTHTAQKPERIEL encoded by the coding sequence GTGAGTAAATACACTGTAATGCAAAAAAAAGAAGAAGTTGTAAGAAACTGGTATGAGATAGACGCAGAAGGAAAAGTGCTTGGAAAACTAGCTACTGAAATCGCAGTTAGATTAATGGGTAAACATAAGCCAAGCTACACACCGCACGTTGACGGAGGAGATTTTGTTATCGTATTAAACGCTGATAAAATTGCTGTAACGGGGAATAAATTATTAGACAAGAAATATTACAGACATAGTGGATATCCAGGTGGATTGAAAGTAAGAAATTTAGAAGAAATGTTACAAAAACAACCTACTGAAGTAATCAGAAAAGCTGTAGAAAGAATGTTGCCTAAAAACAAATTAGGAAGCCAAATGATTAACAGATTGAGATTATTCACAGGAACAGAACATACGCATACAGCGCAAAAACCAGAAAGAATAGAGTTATAG
- a CDS encoding pyridoxal phosphate-dependent aminotransferase produces the protein MYINPIIEGIEISDIRKIHERLVNYKNVINMTIGEPDIDVPQEVKEAVAYHALNSRIKYSPVGGMPELREKIAKYYNEQFLGNYNTQNVLVTVGSTEGLASVLKTILAKDDEVIIPTPAYVGYEPLITISEAKTKFLDLEENNFVLTKEILEENITDKTKLIILTYPNNPSGITLAEEEMVKIVKFLKDKNIYLISDEIYAAITFEKFTSFAKFSDELKEQLIIINGFSKSHSMTGYRLGYIIADEKLQNQVKKVSQYNVTSASTLSQYGAIVALDKCSDTTKISEIYKKRVEYFVNGLEKLGFECLKPKGAFYVFATYKNIEKFKNMKSFDFVLDLLEKTELAIVPGITFQVEGYVRFSIVHDIPVLEEAIARLGKYIKEK, from the coding sequence ATGTATATAAATCCAATTATTGAAGGAATTGAGATTTCTGATATTAGAAAAATTCATGAAAGACTAGTAAACTATAAAAATGTGATAAATATGACGATTGGGGAGCCTGATATTGATGTTCCGCAGGAAGTGAAGGAGGCTGTGGCTTATCACGCCTTAAATAGCAGAATAAAATATTCTCCTGTGGGAGGGATGCCTGAATTAAGAGAAAAGATTGCCAAATACTATAATGAGCAGTTTTTGGGAAATTACAATACTCAAAATGTTTTGGTCACAGTTGGTTCTACAGAAGGGCTTGCTTCGGTTTTGAAAACTATTTTAGCAAAAGATGATGAAGTGATTATTCCGACACCTGCGTATGTGGGATATGAGCCATTGATTACGATTTCTGAGGCGAAAACTAAATTTCTTGACTTGGAAGAAAATAATTTTGTTTTGACGAAAGAGATTTTGGAAGAAAATATTACTGATAAGACTAAATTGATAATTTTGACATATCCGAATAATCCATCTGGAATTACGCTTGCGGAAGAAGAAATGGTTAAAATTGTGAAATTTTTGAAAGATAAAAATATTTACTTGATAAGTGATGAAATTTATGCAGCAATTACTTTTGAAAAATTTACTTCCTTTGCAAAATTTTCTGATGAATTGAAGGAACAGCTTATTATAATTAATGGATTTTCAAAATCGCATTCAATGACAGGTTACAGACTAGGGTATATTATTGCTGATGAAAAATTACAGAATCAAGTGAAGAAAGTTAGCCAGTACAACGTAACAAGTGCATCAACATTGTCACAATATGGAGCGATTGTAGCCCTTGATAAATGTTCTGATACAACAAAAATTTCTGAAATTTATAAAAAAAGAGTGGAATATTTTGTAAATGGATTGGAAAAATTAGGTTTTGAATGTCTGAAACCTAAAGGGGCGTTTTATGTTTTTGCAACTTATAAAAATATTGAGAAGTTTAAAAATATGAAATCATTTGATTTTGTTCTTGATTTATTGGAAAAAACGGAACTTGCGATTGTACCTGGAATTACATTTCAAGTGGAGGGATACGTAAGATTTTCAATTGTGCATGATATTCCTGTATTGGAAGAGGCGATTGCAAGGTTGGGAAAATATATAAAAGAAAAGTAG
- a CDS encoding PTS ascorbate transporter subunit IIC, translated as MKGLLTLIVDILKVPSILVGLIAMIGLLVQKKPFTDIVKGTIKTILGFLVLGGGAGLVVNSLAPMGSMFEQGFHVQGIVPNNEAIVSLALKEYGTITALIMALGMFWNIFIARFTKLKYIFLTGHHTLYMACMIGIILKVGGFQGPLLVIIGSLTLGLVMAIFPALAQPYVRKITGSDDVGFGHFSTIGYVLSGFVGSLVGKGSKSTEEMKLPKNLSFLRDSSISISLTMMMIYLILALVAGKGYVEKELSGGDNYLVFAVIQAITFAAGVYIILSGVRLVLAEIVPAFVGFSEKLVPNAKPALDCPIVFPYAPNAVLIGFLCSFLGGIVGLFILGMLKWTLILPGVVPHFFCGATAGVFGNATGGRRGASIGAFANGLLLTFLPVILLPVLGNLGFANTTFSDADFVTVGIVLGNMAKYVSPIVVSGIIVGITAILVAFGFVSSKKSE; from the coding sequence ATGAAAGGCTTATTAACTCTTATTGTGGACATTTTAAAAGTCCCGTCAATTTTAGTCGGATTAATAGCAATGATTGGGTTATTAGTTCAGAAAAAACCATTTACAGACATAGTAAAAGGTACAATAAAAACTATTTTAGGATTTTTGGTATTAGGTGGAGGAGCAGGACTGGTTGTAAACTCATTAGCACCTATGGGAAGCATGTTTGAACAAGGATTCCACGTTCAAGGAATAGTGCCTAACAATGAAGCAATTGTTTCATTGGCATTAAAAGAATACGGAACAATAACAGCGTTAATAATGGCACTTGGAATGTTCTGGAACATATTTATCGCAAGATTTACAAAATTAAAATATATTTTCCTGACAGGACACCATACTTTATATATGGCATGTATGATTGGAATAATATTAAAAGTTGGAGGATTTCAAGGACCTTTACTAGTAATCATTGGTTCATTGACATTAGGACTTGTAATGGCAATATTTCCTGCATTGGCACAACCTTATGTTAGAAAAATTACTGGAAGCGATGATGTTGGATTTGGACATTTTAGTACAATAGGATATGTTTTATCAGGATTTGTTGGCTCTTTAGTTGGAAAAGGTTCAAAATCAACAGAAGAAATGAAATTGCCTAAAAACTTGAGTTTTTTAAGAGACAGCTCTATTTCAATCTCATTGACTATGATGATGATTTACTTGATCTTGGCATTAGTTGCAGGAAAAGGCTATGTTGAAAAGGAACTAAGCGGCGGAGATAATTATTTGGTATTTGCAGTTATTCAAGCTATAACATTCGCAGCGGGAGTTTATATTATCTTATCAGGTGTTAGACTTGTCCTTGCAGAAATAGTACCTGCCTTTGTTGGATTTTCTGAAAAACTTGTACCAAATGCAAAACCCGCATTAGATTGCCCAATTGTATTCCCTTATGCACCAAATGCCGTATTAATCGGATTTTTATGTAGCTTTTTAGGAGGAATTGTTGGATTATTTATACTTGGTATGTTAAAATGGACTCTTATCTTACCAGGAGTTGTACCTCATTTCTTCTGTGGAGCGACAGCAGGTGTATTTGGAAATGCTACTGGTGGTAGAAGAGGAGCTTCAATCGGAGCTTTTGCAAACGGACTATTACTGACATTCCTACCTGTAATTTTATTACCAGTATTAGGAAATTTAGGATTTGCAAATACTACATTCTCTGATGCAGATTTCGTAACAGTTGGAATCGTATTAGGAAATATGGCAAAATATGTATCTCCAATAGTAGTTTCTGGAATAATTGTTGGAATAACTGCTATTTTAGTAGCTTTCGGATTTGTATCATCAAAAAAATCAGAATAA
- a CDS encoding PTS sugar transporter subunit IIA, which produces MLEKILDGNIQIIDSVSDWKESIKIAGKPLLQKNIITANYITAMIESIEKLGFYVILRENLAMPHARPEEGAIGTGVSLLKLNKPVYYGDSKVQLVFVLATKDADSHMEILMKLVELFQDDESIEKLINSKNYAEIEKIIKKY; this is translated from the coding sequence ATGTTAGAAAAAATACTTGATGGCAATATACAAATAATAGATTCAGTATCTGACTGGAAAGAAAGTATCAAAATCGCAGGAAAACCTCTGCTACAAAAAAATATAATAACAGCAAATTACATAACAGCTATGATAGAAAGCATTGAAAAACTAGGTTTTTACGTCATTCTAAGAGAAAATCTGGCAATGCCACACGCAAGGCCCGAAGAAGGAGCAATAGGCACTGGAGTAAGCCTTTTGAAACTTAACAAACCAGTATATTATGGTGATTCTAAAGTTCAGCTGGTGTTTGTGCTGGCAACTAAGGATGCTGATAGTCATATGGAAATACTTATGAAGTTAGTTGAATTGTTTCAAGATGATGAAAGTATTGAAAAACTTATAAACTCAAAAAATTATGCAGAAATAGAAAAAATTATAAAAAAATATTGA
- the rlmD gene encoding 23S rRNA (uracil(1939)-C(5))-methyltransferase RlmD — protein MEKMEKKSLKKGDLIQLKIANLDTKGRAYGFFDENKIYVNINAAENQVVEGIFVKRRRKYELIHCKIIDFAGRQNVIYDDIARQNGGCNYQYYMYDEQLEIKAEHIKKELDRIIKYDYIFEEPVRSVKPDKYRNKMEFSFGNAAKGGPIILGLHKQNSFHDIVEVDGLKLMDDNFNKIYIFCNEFCKKTGFDFYHRLDHIGFFRNLVIRKAEFTKQILVNIVTTTQISEIEKKKFQKEFKEGLLALNLDDGFKITGILHTFNDNFSDMVISESETILYGERDLTEEIFGLKFKISPYSFFQTNSQTVEKLYGKVLTYLEEIENIKIDEATVFDLFSGTGTIGQIVSKKAKQVYGIELVPEAVEKANENAKLNSIQNAHFIAGDVFAKLDEFDNDGIKPDILILDPPRAGVGEKTITKLVKYNTKNIIYVSCNPKTLMTDLIKFGEFGYRLVRCSVVDMFPVTQHLEVVCLLERRSFE, from the coding sequence ATGGAAAAAATGGAAAAGAAAAGTTTGAAAAAAGGGGACTTGATACAGTTAAAAATTGCGAATCTTGATACTAAGGGCAGAGCTTACGGATTTTTTGATGAAAATAAAATTTATGTGAATATTAATGCGGCAGAAAATCAAGTTGTTGAAGGAATTTTTGTAAAAAGACGGAGAAAGTATGAACTGATACATTGCAAAATTATTGACTTTGCTGGGAGACAAAATGTGATATATGATGATATTGCAAGACAAAATGGAGGCTGTAACTACCAGTATTACATGTATGATGAACAGCTTGAAATAAAGGCAGAGCATATAAAAAAAGAATTAGATAGAATTATTAAGTATGATTATATTTTTGAAGAGCCTGTTAGAAGTGTAAAGCCTGATAAATATAGAAATAAAATGGAATTTAGTTTTGGAAATGCTGCAAAAGGCGGGCCTATAATTTTAGGGCTTCATAAGCAGAATAGTTTTCACGACATTGTAGAAGTTGATGGGCTGAAATTAATGGATGATAATTTTAATAAAATTTATATTTTTTGTAACGAATTTTGTAAAAAAACAGGCTTTGATTTTTATCATAGGCTAGATCATATAGGTTTTTTTAGAAATCTTGTAATTAGAAAAGCAGAATTCACAAAACAGATTTTGGTAAATATTGTAACAACGACACAAATTAGTGAGATAGAAAAGAAAAAATTTCAAAAGGAATTTAAGGAAGGATTGTTAGCCTTAAATTTGGATGATGGTTTTAAAATTACTGGAATTTTACACACATTTAATGATAATTTTTCGGATATGGTTATTTCTGAAAGTGAAACGATTTTGTATGGAGAACGTGATTTGACAGAGGAAATTTTTGGATTAAAATTTAAAATCAGCCCATACAGTTTTTTTCAGACAAATTCCCAGACAGTAGAAAAATTATACGGAAAAGTCTTAACATATCTTGAAGAAATTGAAAATATTAAAATTGATGAAGCAACAGTTTTTGACTTATTCAGCGGTACTGGTACAATTGGACAAATTGTTTCAAAAAAGGCAAAGCAAGTTTATGGAATCGAATTAGTGCCAGAGGCGGTGGAAAAAGCTAATGAAAATGCAAAATTAAACAGTATCCAGAATGCACATTTTATCGCAGGAGATGTCTTTGCAAAATTAGATGAATTTGACAATGACGGAATCAAGCCAGATATTTTAATTTTGGATCCTCCACGAGCTGGAGTAGGTGAAAAAACTATCACAAAGCTGGTAAAATACAATACTAAAAATATAATTTATGTGTCTTGTAATCCAAAAACTTTGATGACAGATTTGATAAAGTTTGGGGAGTTTGGGTATAGGCTGGTTAGGTGTTCGGTGGTGGATATGTTCCCGGTAACCCAGCATTTGGAGGTTGTGTGTTTGCTGGAAAGGAGAAGTTTTGAATAA
- a CDS encoding DKNYY domain-containing protein, with amino-acid sequence MKKMLLFVVMILAGIQLFSDYSIKNNKVYFEDKIIKGADAKTFNEINYEYSKDKNNVYYSIYNLLYFKCF; translated from the coding sequence ATGAAAAAAATGTTATTATTTGTAGTTATGATTTTAGCAGGAATACAGTTATTTTCCGATTATTCAATAAAAAATAATAAAGTCTATTTTGAAGACAAAATAATCAAAGGAGCAGATGCTAAGACTTTTAACGAGATCAACTATGAATATTCTAAAGACAAAAATAATGTTTATTATTCTATTTACAACTTGCTCTATTTCAAATGCTTCTAA
- a CDS encoding BglG family transcription antiterminator: MLNYRETEILNNLIKGKKYNFKSISEKYGVSDRAARYYINNIDSILRLLDYKITKKAKNSIYLDTNQDFKNLFEILEKIHKLSVEDRINILKLVLFFDGKGLNITKICEELEISRTTIKKDLKLMSEEFKMQGIELVYKNANGYRLNGNFRDILIKKIELLEKIFDSLNDKNSSKVIKAQVYRYFFKYIKQKNIENTKKFIVEIEKVMFLNINEESYNKIFSYVLILLNFEKIYENSNDLTAKKFLINTEEYKKIEKILKNILNKNEIKTEILIEITDLIMGININSLKNNSFEDWINEELIIKKMISKVSKIVKTDLTRDEILYNGLLYHIKPAMYRIKNNIQITNSVFQELILEKDPILDVVNKAIKEIEGLFEVKFPEDEIALMGFHIKASIERNTSEKTKKVILICGLGYGSSKVLEQSLKENYDLDIVDVLPYYLIKTSMPNYANIDLILSTIDLEESYDIPVVKINPLLKEEDFILLSKYGIRKNITKISLKQLMEIIKNNTTIIDKNKLINDLKNELGNKVIDDLLEVGIILKKMLNKNNFQFINKVKDWREAITKAGNILEENEIIRHDYISEMIKMIEKHGAYIIIEEGIAIPHAPISENVLKTGISLLVVKEKVLFPNGKGANIFLSFATANKTEHLGILNDLFELITKYKFIEKISKITEYEELEEYFRKELIC, translated from the coding sequence ATGTTAAATTATAGGGAAACTGAAATATTAAATAACCTTATTAAAGGGAAAAAATATAATTTTAAGTCAATATCTGAGAAATATGGAGTTTCAGACAGGGCAGCCAGATATTATATTAATAATATCGACAGCATTTTACGGTTACTTGACTATAAAATTACTAAAAAGGCTAAAAATAGTATTTATCTTGATACTAATCAGGATTTTAAAAATCTATTTGAGATTTTGGAAAAAATTCATAAGTTATCTGTAGAAGATAGAATAAATATTTTGAAGTTAGTATTATTTTTTGATGGAAAAGGACTTAATATTACAAAGATATGTGAAGAGCTTGAAATTTCCAGAACAACAATAAAAAAAGATTTGAAATTAATGTCAGAAGAATTTAAAATGCAGGGAATTGAGCTAGTTTATAAAAATGCTAATGGTTATCGCCTTAATGGTAATTTTCGAGACATTCTCATAAAAAAAATTGAACTTTTGGAGAAAATATTTGACTCCCTTAATGATAAAAATTCTTCAAAAGTAATAAAGGCACAGGTTTATCGTTATTTTTTCAAATATATCAAACAAAAAAATATTGAAAATACAAAAAAATTTATTGTAGAAATTGAAAAAGTGATGTTTTTAAATATAAATGAGGAAAGCTATAATAAAATATTTTCTTATGTGTTAATTTTATTAAATTTTGAGAAAATTTATGAAAACAGCAATGATTTGACTGCAAAGAAATTTTTAATTAATACGGAAGAATACAAAAAAATTGAAAAAATTTTAAAAAATATTTTGAATAAAAATGAAATAAAGACTGAGATATTGATTGAAATAACAGATTTAATAATGGGGATAAATATAAATAGCTTAAAAAATAATTCGTTTGAAGACTGGATAAACGAGGAACTGATTATAAAAAAAATGATTTCCAAAGTGAGCAAAATTGTAAAAACTGACTTGACACGTGATGAAATACTATATAACGGACTTTTGTACCATATAAAGCCTGCTATGTATAGAATAAAAAATAATATTCAAATTACAAATTCGGTTTTTCAGGAATTAATTTTAGAAAAAGATCCTATTTTGGATGTAGTAAATAAAGCTATAAAGGAAATTGAAGGACTTTTTGAAGTAAAGTTTCCAGAAGATGAAATTGCTCTTATGGGCTTTCATATAAAGGCTTCCATTGAAAGAAACACTTCTGAAAAAACTAAAAAAGTAATTTTAATTTGTGGACTGGGTTATGGCAGTTCAAAGGTGCTTGAGCAGAGCCTCAAGGAAAATTATGACTTGGATATTGTGGATGTTTTGCCATACTACTTGATAAAAACTTCAATGCCTAATTATGCGAATATTGATTTAATTTTGTCTACTATTGACTTGGAAGAAAGTTACGATATTCCTGTTGTAAAAATAAATCCATTGCTTAAAGAGGAAGATTTTATTCTTTTATCAAAATACGGAATACGAAAAAATATAACAAAAATTTCACTAAAACAGCTGATGGAGATAATAAAAAATAATACAACTATAATAGATAAAAATAAACTTATTAATGATTTGAAAAATGAACTTGGAAATAAAGTTATCGACGATTTATTAGAAGTTGGAATTATTTTAAAAAAAATGCTTAACAAAAACAATTTTCAGTTTATAAATAAAGTTAAAGATTGGAGAGAAGCGATAACTAAGGCAGGAAATATACTTGAAGAAAATGAAATTATACGACATGACTATATAAGCGAAATGATAAAAATGATTGAAAAGCACGGCGCTTATATCATTATTGAAGAAGGGATTGCAATTCCGCACGCACCAATTTCAGAAAATGTATTAAAAACGGGGATTTCATTATTAGTTGTAAAAGAAAAAGTTCTATTTCCAAATGGAAAAGGCGCAAACATATTTTTAAGTTTTGCAACTGCCAACAAGACAGAGCATCTAGGCATTTTAAATGACTTATTTGAATTAATTACAAAATATAAATTTATTGAAAAAATCTCAAAAATAACTGAATATGAAGAATTGGAAGAATACTTCAGAAAGGAACTCATATGTTAG
- a CDS encoding transketolase has protein sequence MNSDYNEKVKEMKKLATNIRINTLKSLTNLGFGHYGGSLSIVEILAVLYGGIMNINPKNPHWEERDYFVLSKGHAGPALYATLALKGFFPLEEIYTLNQNGTNLPSHPDRLKTKGVDATTGSLGQGISIATGIAKALQMDKKSNRVFCIVGDGEINEGQCWEAFQFIAHHNLNNLTVFLDYNKKQLDGALDEIIKPFSFEEKMKTFGFDTVTVKGNDIEKMYDILKVPRKNNEKPLFVILDTIKGQGVKYIENMKNSHHLRLTDEMKQEIEKVIKKLESEVE, from the coding sequence ATGAATAGTGATTATAATGAAAAAGTGAAAGAAATGAAAAAATTAGCTACCAATATTAGAATAAACACATTAAAATCCCTTACCAATCTAGGATTTGGGCATTATGGCGGAAGTTTATCAATCGTTGAAATATTGGCGGTACTGTATGGCGGCATTATGAATATCAATCCTAAAAATCCACATTGGGAAGAAAGAGATTACTTTGTGCTGTCAAAAGGGCACGCAGGCCCTGCATTATACGCAACTTTAGCCTTAAAAGGATTTTTTCCGCTTGAAGAGATTTATACGTTAAATCAGAATGGAACAAATTTACCAAGCCATCCCGACAGACTCAAAACAAAAGGAGTTGACGCAACAACAGGTTCTCTGGGACAAGGAATCTCAATTGCTACAGGAATTGCAAAAGCCTTGCAAATGGATAAAAAGTCTAATAGGGTATTCTGCATTGTTGGAGATGGGGAAATAAATGAAGGACAGTGCTGGGAAGCATTTCAGTTTATCGCTCATCATAATTTAAATAATTTAACTGTGTTCCTCGATTACAACAAAAAGCAGCTAGATGGTGCTTTGGATGAAATAATAAAACCATTCTCTTTTGAGGAAAAAATGAAAACATTCGGCTTTGATACTGTTACTGTAAAAGGAAATGATATTGAAAAAATGTATGATATTTTGAAAGTACCTCGTAAAAACAATGAAAAACCACTATTTGTAATACTTGACACTATTAAAGGGCAAGGTGTCAAATACATTGAAAATATGAAAAATTCTCATCACTTGAGATTAACTGATGAAATGAAGCAGGAAATTGAAAAAGTGATAAAAAAATTAGAAAGTGAGGTGGAATAA
- the rpsI gene encoding 30S ribosomal protein S9 has product MAEKIQYLGTGRRKTSVARVRLVPGETGVTINGKDMREYFGGREILAKIVEQPLELTETLNKYGVKVNVIGGGNTGQAGAIRHGVSRALLVADAELRGALKEAGFLTRDSRMVERKKYGKKKARRSPQFSKR; this is encoded by the coding sequence GTGGCAGAAAAAATTCAATATTTAGGAACTGGAAGAAGAAAAACTTCAGTAGCAAGAGTAAGATTAGTACCAGGTGAAACTGGAGTAACAATAAATGGAAAAGATATGAGAGAATATTTTGGTGGAAGAGAAATTTTGGCCAAAATAGTAGAACAACCATTAGAATTAACAGAAACTTTGAACAAATACGGAGTAAAAGTTAATGTAATCGGTGGAGGAAACACAGGGCAAGCAGGAGCAATCAGACATGGTGTTTCAAGAGCTTTATTAGTAGCTGACGCTGAATTAAGAGGAGCTTTAAAAGAAGCAGGATTCTTAACAAGAGATTCAAGAATGGTTGAAAGAAAGAAATACGGGAAAAAGAAAGCAAGAAGAAGCCCACAATTCTCAAAAAGATAA